Sequence from the Thermocoleostomius sinensis A174 genome:
ATTGCGGATTCGCAGCAGTTCTTCCATCTGTTGAATATGGGACAGCAATACATGGGTCAACGATTGACATTGCTCGGGGACAATTGCGATTGCTTTCACATCGGTCAAGCACTCAATTTGATAGGGTTGAATTCTAGAAATTAATGGCCCGACTACATCTTGCGCCCCCCAAAATCCCAATGGAACAATGGAGCCATCTTCTGTCAATGTCAGCGTGCGAACTGCGCCAGATTCAATCTGCCATAACATTTTTTCATGGGAAGGCAAACAGTCGCGTCGTTTGAACACTTGCAAAGACGCAGTACCGGATGGAGAACATTCCAGTGTTAAGTGGCTCATCATGATAGATACAAGAAAGATTGGACTTGGAACTAGAACATTGAAATTAGCTGAAGAGACTAAGTTACAACAGATTGTTGTCGGCGTTGACCAAGTGAATCGCTACGGTCGTCCAAGTTGGGCATTTCATGTCGGCACTTCAAGCAGTACCAGTACACTCCACTGGGGCGGATATGTCGAAGCAAGTTTCCAGAGCAACAAGGACAATCTGGCATCATCGTCTATCACTACGTTGGAGTGGAATGGTTGATTTGACAAACCGATCGGTGTGCATAACGTTGCACAGCACGGTTACGGTTTGCACTCCATGAACAGCATATCGAAGTTAGCAGCTTATTGCAAATTTATTGCAACAACAAACAAATGGTTATCATTGTTCATCGGCGCTATTGGCCAGTATTTCATGTGTGTCATCGGCTTCAAGCTCTAGGGCGGTAGGTTAGTGTTACCCTCATTAAAACGAGTTGAT
This genomic interval carries:
- a CDS encoding Crp/Fnr family transcriptional regulator; its protein translation is MMSHLTLECSPSGTASLQVFKRRDCLPSHEKMLWQIESGAVRTLTLTEDGSIVPLGFWGAQDVVGPLISRIQPYQIECLTDVKAIAIVPEQCQSLTHVLLSHIQQMEELLRIRNGQVQQRLFQLLEWLARRFGRESDRGRQIEIRLTHQDLADVIGTTRVTITRLMGLFEREGIIDCSGQGLVLLRGSSCRCCSTNDV